One segment of Solanum stenotomum isolate F172 chromosome 1, ASM1918654v1, whole genome shotgun sequence DNA contains the following:
- the LOC125851393 gene encoding non-specific lipid-transfer protein B-like, translated as MSPSSTSFSLLVILIISSLSLSHSSSLKPVHSLEANEVKCRDITRHMKSCIDWTKSGYKNNKVPPKACCNQIFKLNTMGKDSQAEVAICECVKAGLQDPNINAKAAESLTWGCKVLLAYPTTPKVNCSEITAPNTKF; from the exons ATGAGTCCATCATCAAcatcattttctcttcttgttATTCTAATTATCTCCTCCTTATCGCTTTCGCATTCGTCTTCATTGAAACCCGTGCATAGTTTAGAAGCTAATGAAGTTAAATGTAGAGATATAACTAGACATATGAAATCTTGCATAGATTGGACGAAAAGTGGTTACAAGAATAATAAGGTTCCTCCAAAGGCTTGTtgcaatcaaatatttaaacttAATACTATGGGAAAGGACTCTCAAGCAGAAGTAGCCATTTGTGAATGTGTTAAGGCAGGATTACAAGATCCAAATATCAATGCAAAAGCAGCTGAATCACTTACTTGGGGTTGTAAAGTTCTCTTGGCTTACCCTACCACACCAAAAGTCAATTGTTCCGA AATAACCGCTCCAAATACCAAATTTTGA